In one Staphylococcus lutrae genomic region, the following are encoded:
- a CDS encoding EamA family transporter, which yields MTQQHQKRWLGYLLVIIGASFWGIGGTVSQWLFQHANVEVTWFVAVRLMISGSMLIIIALLTQGPKVFVIWWDKHARIQIIIYGILGMLAVQYTFMSSIHHGNAAVATLLQYLGPIVIIFYLVITKVTKVGIKEVVAVILALSGTYLLLTNGHLQNLQVPRAAIIWGLLSAVALAFYTIYPVKLLARWGSLNVVGWAMLIGGIALSFFHPPWEVALSTWTLETHLYFWFAIIFGTMLAFWFYIDSLHYLFPHEAGLLGTIEPLMALVASVFWLHVTFGGWQLVGVLLIILMVVVLSVVKSK from the coding sequence ATGACGCAACAACATCAAAAACGGTGGCTAGGTTATTTACTTGTCATTATCGGTGCTTCGTTTTGGGGCATAGGTGGAACAGTGTCACAATGGCTGTTTCAACATGCAAATGTTGAAGTCACATGGTTTGTTGCAGTACGATTGATGATTTCAGGGAGCATGTTAATTATCATTGCGCTGTTGACACAAGGTCCCAAAGTGTTTGTCATATGGTGGGATAAGCATGCCAGAATTCAAATTATCATTTATGGTATTTTGGGAATGTTAGCCGTTCAATATACATTTATGTCCTCGATTCATCACGGCAATGCTGCAGTCGCTACATTGCTACAATACCTCGGTCCAATCGTCATCATTTTTTATTTAGTGATAACAAAAGTAACAAAAGTGGGCATCAAAGAGGTTGTGGCCGTCATTTTAGCATTATCAGGGACTTACTTATTACTGACAAATGGTCATCTACAAAACTTACAAGTCCCACGAGCAGCCATCATATGGGGATTACTCTCTGCTGTAGCGTTGGCTTTTTATACGATTTATCCAGTGAAATTATTAGCACGTTGGGGATCATTAAATGTCGTAGGTTGGGCGATGCTCATCGGAGGCATTGCACTCAGCTTCTTCCATCCGCCTTGGGAAGTGGCACTATCGACATGGACATTAGAAACCCACTTGTATTTCTGGTTTGCGATTATATTTGGAACGATGCTCGCATTCTGGTTTTATATTGATAGTTTACATTATTTATTTCCGCACGAAGCGGGCTTGCTTGGGACGATTGAACCATTGATGGCGCTTGTGGCTTCAGTGTTTTGGTTGCATGTGACGTTCGGTGGATGGCAATTAGTGGGGGTTTTGCTCATTATATTAATGGTCGTCGTCCTTTCTGTAGTAAAAAGTAAGTGA
- a CDS encoding M42 family metallopeptidase has translation MKETKQLLQRLTDLHGIAGHEYNVKKVMKDLLEPASDEMIYDNLGGVFGKKLSRTGKRTIMISGHLDEVGFMVTKIDEKGFIRFTPVGSWWNQVMLSQKVTITTAEGRQIRGIIGSKPPHLLSAEARQKTVDIKTMFIDVGARDKAEVEAAGIEAGNMITPYSEFETLLNDNYMTAKAFDNRFGCALAVDVMDELQNEALQVHLVAGANVQEEVGLRGAKVAAHKIKPDLAIAVDVGIAYDTPGLENEGTAQLGNGPIVLNLDATHIGHVGLIRHMKNIAKAHDIAIQWDVIPGGGTDAGSIHTALDGVPSISIAIPLRYMHSNVSVLHQKDYQAAVKLVTEVVRSLDDETVEQIIW, from the coding sequence ATGAAAGAGACAAAACAATTACTGCAACGACTGACGGATCTTCATGGCATTGCTGGACACGAATACAATGTTAAAAAGGTGATGAAGGATTTATTAGAGCCGGCGAGTGATGAAATGATCTATGACAATTTAGGGGGCGTTTTTGGCAAAAAACTATCTCGTACGGGTAAACGAACGATTATGATTTCAGGTCATCTTGATGAAGTGGGATTCATGGTGACAAAAATCGATGAGAAGGGATTTATTCGGTTTACACCTGTAGGAAGTTGGTGGAATCAAGTGATGTTATCACAAAAAGTAACGATTACAACAGCTGAAGGTCGACAAATCCGAGGCATTATTGGGTCAAAACCACCGCATCTTTTAAGTGCTGAAGCGCGTCAAAAAACAGTAGATATTAAAACGATGTTTATTGACGTCGGTGCAAGGGATAAAGCTGAAGTTGAAGCAGCCGGAATCGAAGCGGGGAATATGATTACGCCTTATTCTGAATTTGAAACGCTGTTAAATGATAACTACATGACAGCAAAAGCATTTGACAATCGCTTTGGTTGTGCATTAGCGGTGGATGTGATGGATGAACTTCAAAATGAAGCGCTTCAAGTGCATCTCGTTGCGGGGGCGAATGTCCAAGAAGAAGTAGGATTACGTGGGGCTAAAGTTGCGGCACATAAAATCAAACCCGATTTAGCGATTGCGGTAGACGTCGGAATCGCCTATGATACGCCGGGGTTAGAAAACGAAGGGACTGCCCAACTAGGAAATGGTCCGATTGTATTGAATTTAGATGCGACACATATTGGTCATGTCGGCTTAATTCGTCACATGAAGAACATAGCGAAAGCACATGATATTGCGATTCAATGGGATGTCATTCCAGGCGGTGGAACGGATGCGGGGAGTATACATACGGCTTTAGATGGTGTACCTTCTATTTCGATTGCTATCCCACTTCGTTATATGCATTCTAATGTCTCCGTACTTCATCAGAAAGATTATCAAGCGGCCGTTAAATTAGTGACTGAAGTCGTTCGTTCATTGGATGATGAGACAGTGGAACAAATCATTTGGTAA
- a CDS encoding amidohydrolase: protein MEPLRDKLFALLNDREEKMIEIRRHLHQHPELSFKEAETSAYLQSFYKDKDVKLHLNLNGQHGFVVEIQGNGPGKTIALRADFDALPIREEAAVDFRSDNDGVMHACGHDAHSAYLVMLADALIELKNEWSGTIKIVHQHAEEVPPGGALDILQSGVLDDVDEIYGIHLFPSIDTGIIEVLAGAAFAGRSNFDISIQGLGGHAAMPQHTKDALVAGAHLVTTLQTVVSRRTDPSESLVITVGAFEAPGGYNVIQDHVTLKGTIRYLNSDLKSFAKQEIQRIANGIAATFDVEVDVKVVDDYPTLYNDTQTTEAVKAALSNSEGQYFTTLQEGKKMMGSEDFAHYLTRIPGTFFIVGSRPDGMKTPYFNHHPKFVINEKSLLISAKSLGEVVLHRLTN, encoded by the coding sequence ATGGAACCATTACGCGATAAACTATTTGCACTTTTAAATGACAGAGAAGAAAAAATGATTGAAATTCGACGGCATTTGCATCAACATCCTGAACTCTCATTTAAAGAAGCTGAGACATCAGCCTATTTACAATCATTTTATAAAGACAAAGATGTCAAACTTCATCTCAATTTGAATGGTCAACACGGTTTTGTTGTCGAAATTCAAGGTAACGGGCCGGGTAAAACGATCGCATTACGTGCTGATTTCGATGCATTGCCCATTCGAGAAGAAGCCGCTGTCGACTTCCGTTCTGACAACGATGGTGTGATGCATGCTTGTGGACATGACGCACACTCTGCCTATCTTGTCATGCTCGCCGACGCTCTGATTGAATTAAAAAACGAGTGGTCAGGAACGATTAAAATCGTCCATCAACATGCAGAAGAAGTGCCTCCTGGTGGTGCATTAGACATCCTACAGTCCGGTGTTTTAGATGATGTTGATGAAATTTATGGGATTCATTTATTCCCTAGCATAGATACAGGCATCATTGAAGTTCTTGCCGGTGCTGCATTTGCTGGACGTAGTAACTTTGACATCAGCATTCAAGGACTTGGCGGACATGCGGCAATGCCTCAACATACGAAAGATGCACTCGTCGCAGGGGCTCACCTTGTGACAACATTGCAAACGGTTGTATCTCGACGAACTGATCCAAGTGAATCGTTAGTCATTACTGTCGGAGCATTTGAAGCACCTGGAGGTTATAATGTTATTCAAGATCATGTCACTTTGAAAGGCACTATACGTTATCTCAACTCAGATTTAAAATCTTTTGCCAAACAAGAAATCCAACGTATTGCGAACGGGATTGCAGCAACGTTTGATGTTGAAGTTGACGTCAAAGTTGTCGACGACTATCCAACATTATATAACGATACGCAAACGACAGAAGCTGTCAAAGCGGCCTTATCCAATTCTGAAGGCCAATATTTCACCACTTTACAAGAAGGTAAAAAAATGATGGGCTCTGAAGACTTCGCACATTACCTCACACGTATTCCAGGCACTTTCTTCATTGTTGGCAGCCGCCCCGACGGTATGAAAACACCTTATTTTAATCATCATCCAAAGTTTGTCATTAATGAAAAAAGCTTGCTCATCTCAGCCAAATCATTAGGCGAAGTTGTACTCCATCGTCTAACAAACTAA
- a CDS encoding lactate/malate family dehydrogenase: MSNKLALIGLGHVGSQILTDIQYTGRFQDILLIDTDLNRAEGEALDHTHFQGLGGSHRTRIKVGTYDMLSDVDLIIISASIPSDATMGDRTKLTTGNAKIIQDIMSQITAVTTSPHIMMISNPVDTMTYLAETHHAYPHQKLIGTGTMLESSRFRTLIADHYQVDPKSVEAFVIGEHGKTTVPVWSRVRIAGMSLEEYEAFSGLPSISKQHIRDQIDQVSFDVMHKKGWTNSAISRVAVDLAEAIFYDENRILPVTTVHKQVYDYQNVAFSLPTRVNREGHHEIFALALDEEEKVALDHSVAYIKEAIEAAKAAIQ; the protein is encoded by the coding sequence ATGTCAAACAAGTTAGCACTTATTGGCTTAGGCCATGTAGGAAGCCAAATTTTAACAGACATCCAATACACAGGGCGCTTTCAAGACATCCTGTTAATTGATACTGACTTGAATCGCGCAGAAGGAGAAGCACTGGATCATACGCATTTTCAAGGGTTAGGCGGCTCACACCGTACCCGTATCAAAGTGGGAACATACGATATGCTGAGTGATGTGGACCTCATTATTATTTCTGCAAGTATTCCGTCTGATGCAACGATGGGAGACCGTACAAAACTCACTACGGGCAATGCAAAAATCATCCAGGACATTATGTCACAAATTACAGCCGTCACAACTTCACCTCATATTATGATGATTTCTAACCCTGTAGATACGATGACTTACTTAGCGGAAACGCACCATGCCTATCCTCATCAAAAATTGATTGGAACAGGGACGATGTTAGAGTCTTCACGTTTTCGTACATTAATTGCCGATCATTATCAGGTGGACCCAAAAAGTGTAGAAGCTTTTGTGATTGGTGAACATGGTAAAACGACTGTACCCGTATGGAGTCGTGTACGCATCGCAGGCATGTCATTAGAAGAATATGAGGCGTTCAGCGGCCTGCCATCTATTTCAAAACAACACATTCGCGATCAAATTGATCAAGTTTCATTCGATGTCATGCATAAAAAAGGTTGGACAAATTCTGCGATTTCCCGTGTTGCAGTAGATTTAGCAGAAGCCATTTTCTATGATGAAAACCGTATTTTACCTGTCACAACAGTGCATAAGCAAGTATACGATTATCAAAACGTTGCGTTTAGCTTACCAACAAGAGTCAATCGCGAGGGACATCATGAAATCTTTGCCCTTGCGCTAGATGAAGAAGAAAAAGTCGCACTCGATCATTCTGTTGCATATATTAAAGAAGCGATTGAAGCGGCAAAAGCTGCAATACAATAA
- a CDS encoding DUF3139 domain-containing protein produces MLKKIIGIILTLALLFVIVAAGFFAYKGYQKSQNLKMIDQYLTENHLTEKIIKEKEEYDPRKGIFYKELTLKGDEKNTYIAQPIHLKRGFFLQGFDSETKKHDKKAKYSYFNEEYKLK; encoded by the coding sequence ATGTTAAAAAAAATAATCGGTATCATTTTGACGTTGGCTCTTCTATTTGTCATTGTTGCTGCAGGGTTCTTTGCATATAAAGGATACCAAAAAAGTCAAAATTTAAAAATGATTGATCAATATTTGACTGAAAATCATTTGACTGAAAAGATTATTAAAGAAAAAGAAGAATACGATCCGAGAAAAGGTATTTTTTATAAAGAGTTAACACTTAAAGGTGACGAAAAAAATACGTATATTGCGCAACCAATCCATTTAAAACGTGGCTTTTTCTTGCAAGGGTTTGATTCTGAAACGAAGAAGCATGATAAGAAAGCGAAATATAGTTATTTTAATGAAGAATATAAGTTGAAGTAA
- a CDS encoding M20/M25/M40 family metallo-hydrolase, producing MNTQWQTPTERATLLKSLVAHESITHSKGEQTFPYFIKETLMSLKYFQHHPDHIRLVSTDDERHAVMAFYQAPTSKETITLISHFDTVGIEDFGAYQSEAFDMTQLTAKFKQDIAHFDQETQADIQSGEYLFGRGSMDMKAGLMLHLSLIEKAILEQWDVNLILITVPDEEVTSKGMHVAVAELARLCQQYQLKIKLHLNSEPTFQQEGDDIHYFYTGSIGKIMPGALVYGRETHVGTPALGLSSNFVMSYILQEVEYHCRFKETFENETTPMPVTLRLNDIKQHYDVQTPFRTVALFNLFLYEKNANEVFQQFNEAVREGIDQAFQVYQKRVQHEGITHTLHIQMMTYQQLYAHACQQLGEATVQAIIHASIQQAQEPHEQAIFVIDELMQHCNALGPTVVTFFAPPYYPATNASYHPRIESMNARLQSVAMTQFNRVSTRIHYFNGISDLSYVSPSPNGSGFDAFRDNTPVFGRTYHIPFDAIEQIQAPFLNCGPIGKDAHKITERIHQKSAFEELPVLLVDLIQHHFLSPNV from the coding sequence ATGAATACCCAATGGCAAACACCTACTGAAAGAGCAACACTTTTAAAATCACTCGTTGCTCACGAAAGTATCACCCATTCCAAAGGTGAGCAAACATTTCCATATTTTATAAAAGAAACATTAATGTCTTTAAAATATTTCCAACATCATCCAGACCATATTCGCCTTGTGTCTACTGATGATGAACGCCATGCAGTGATGGCATTTTATCAAGCGCCGACATCAAAAGAGACGATCACGTTAATCAGTCATTTTGACACTGTAGGCATTGAAGATTTTGGCGCCTACCAAAGCGAGGCGTTCGACATGACACAATTGACTGCCAAATTCAAACAAGATATCGCGCATTTTGACCAAGAAACGCAAGCCGACATTCAATCAGGTGAATACTTATTTGGCCGTGGGAGCATGGATATGAAAGCCGGCTTAATGTTACATTTATCCCTTATTGAAAAGGCGATACTTGAACAATGGGATGTCAATCTCATCCTCATCACGGTACCTGACGAAGAAGTGACTTCAAAAGGGATGCATGTCGCTGTGGCCGAATTAGCGCGATTATGTCAGCAATATCAGTTAAAAATTAAACTGCATCTCAATAGCGAACCGACATTTCAACAAGAAGGTGATGATATCCATTACTTCTATACAGGCTCAATTGGTAAAATTATGCCCGGTGCCCTCGTATATGGTCGTGAAACGCACGTCGGTACACCGGCACTAGGTTTGAGTTCTAATTTTGTGATGAGCTATATTCTTCAAGAGGTTGAGTATCATTGTCGCTTTAAAGAAACGTTTGAAAATGAAACAACGCCGATGCCTGTCACTTTGCGTCTCAATGACATCAAACAGCACTACGACGTACAAACCCCGTTTCGAACTGTCGCATTGTTTAATCTATTTTTATATGAAAAAAATGCCAATGAGGTATTTCAACAGTTCAATGAAGCCGTTCGTGAAGGAATTGATCAAGCATTCCAAGTTTATCAAAAGCGTGTGCAACATGAGGGAATCACCCATACGCTACATATACAGATGATGACTTACCAACAATTATATGCCCATGCTTGTCAACAATTAGGTGAAGCTACTGTACAAGCAATCATTCATGCGTCTATTCAACAGGCCCAAGAGCCACACGAACAGGCGATTTTCGTTATCGATGAACTGATGCAACACTGTAACGCACTGGGTCCTACCGTTGTCACATTTTTCGCTCCGCCGTACTATCCGGCAACCAATGCGTCATACCATCCGCGCATTGAATCGATGAATGCGCGCTTACAATCGGTGGCAATGACACAATTCAATCGCGTATCAACACGCATCCATTATTTTAATGGGATTAGTGACTTGAGTTACGTCTCTCCCTCACCGAATGGCTCAGGTTTTGATGCATTTCGAGATAACACGCCAGTATTTGGTCGAACATATCATATTCCTTTCGATGCGATCGAACAAATACAAGCGCCTTTCTTGAATTGCGGACCTATCGGAAAAGATGCACATAAAATAACAGAACGCATCCACCAAAAAAGTGCGTTTGAAGAGTTACCTGTCTTATTGGTAGACCTGATTCAACATCATTTTTTATCGCCCAACGTATAA
- a CDS encoding nitrate/nitrite transporter, which produces MNQSKGGVQLLLQTLSLVAGFMAWSIIAPLMPFISQDIQITSAQLSIILAIPVILGSVLRVPFGYLTNIVGAKWVFFTSFIILLAPIFLLSQANSPGALMFAGFFLGVGGAIFSVGVTSLPKYFSKDKVGLANGIYGMGNLGTAVSSFLAPPIAGVIGWQNTVRSYLVVMAVFALLMFFLGDRNEPKVKVPLVEQTRILMKNYKLYYLSLWYFITFGSFVAFGLFLPNFLVQNFGIDKVDAGIRTGIFIALATCLRPLGGILGDKLNAVTMLKVFFSIMIVGALILGVSHQIFLFTVGCLTVSVCAGIGNGLVFKLVPFYFTKEAGVANGIVSMMGGLGGFFPPLVISAVTAMTGTSHFAFILLGVLGLIALFTMFNLSKREKNTRALS; this is translated from the coding sequence ACGTTGAGTCTAGTAGCTGGATTTATGGCCTGGAGTATTATTGCACCCTTAATGCCATTTATTTCACAAGATATTCAAATCACGAGTGCACAATTGTCAATCATATTGGCTATTCCGGTCATTCTCGGTTCTGTGTTACGTGTACCGTTTGGTTATTTAACGAATATTGTTGGAGCTAAATGGGTGTTTTTTACAAGTTTTATTATTTTATTGGCACCAATTTTTCTACTCAGTCAAGCAAATTCTCCTGGCGCGTTGATGTTTGCAGGTTTCTTCCTTGGCGTAGGTGGCGCGATCTTCTCTGTTGGTGTGACCTCACTTCCTAAATATTTTTCAAAGGATAAAGTCGGTCTTGCAAATGGCATTTATGGTATGGGGAACTTGGGGACAGCCGTATCATCATTTTTAGCACCGCCTATCGCTGGCGTTATCGGTTGGCAGAATACAGTGCGGAGTTATTTAGTGGTGATGGCAGTGTTTGCATTATTGATGTTTTTCTTGGGGGACCGGAATGAACCTAAAGTAAAAGTCCCTCTCGTTGAGCAAACACGGATTTTAATGAAAAATTACAAGTTATATTATTTAAGTCTATGGTATTTTATTACGTTCGGTTCGTTCGTTGCATTTGGATTGTTTTTGCCGAACTTCCTCGTGCAAAATTTTGGGATTGACAAAGTAGATGCCGGGATCCGTACGGGGATATTTATTGCATTGGCGACATGTTTGAGACCACTCGGAGGCATTTTAGGGGATAAATTAAATGCGGTTACGATGTTGAAAGTGTTCTTCTCGATTATGATTGTTGGTGCATTAATCTTAGGGGTGTCTCACCAAATCTTTCTCTTTACAGTGGGCTGTTTGACAGTCAGTGTTTGTGCAGGGATTGGTAATGGTTTAGTGTTTAAATTAGTACCATTTTATTTTACGAAAGAAGCAGGTGTTGCGAACGGTATCGTCTCAATGATGGGAGGACTTGGTGGCTTTTTCCCACCGCTTGTTATTTCAGCAGTCACTGCGATGACAGGTACGAGTCATTTCGCATTTATTTTGCTAGGTGTGTTGGGATTGATAGCGCTATTCACAATGTTTAACCTCTCAAAACGTGAGAAAAACACACGTGCGTTATCGTGA